GAGCAATCATACTTACTGTGAGCATCCATGTAGCATTTTCCACTTCATGGGGATTTGATTTCACATAACGATGGTTGAAAGTACTGCCCATGTGCATATCAACTTTGTGATCATCTTTTAAATGGGCAACTAAATAAGTTATGTCACCAATGGCAGTGCACTCTGACCCAGCATAGGGACAATTATAGGGTCTGAATGAGCATTGGGACTCGTGCTTTAGCTTGCTGTAGTAAGGAATGATGCCTATGCATCCAAAGCTCTGATATTTACATGGGAGTTCAAGAGATGCAGCAACCTTCTCCAAAGCAAGACATCGGATATTACCAAGTTCATGCCGACATGTTGGACAACGATTATGTACCCTAGGTTTGCAACTAGAACACAGTGTGTGACCGTTGGAACACTGCAATAAGGGCAAAGAGATAGAGAAGAATTGAATACTGCATATGCAAGAATAAGAGACAATGATAACAATCTTTTATAATAAATAGAATAACTATGCCAAAGAATTAAGGATATCACTCCACTAATCGTTAGTAAGTGTGAATCAGTACTCCCTCTGTTCCAGGTTAAATGGTAATATTGGGAATCAAACAATGTTTCTTTGACAACGACTATTTCAAATACGTTCTAAATATAATTGACAATATgaaactgattttttttttacttttatacaGCTCCAGAATATgtaaaatttattcaaaaaattacTACAACAACGGCCCAGTCCCAAACAAGTTGGGTCTGGTTATAGGTTTATCCAAATAAGATTCATTCCAGACCAAcattatacaaaataaaatgaaaatatgagcccgtttggatgggctttaagttggtcaaatcaacttataagcccctttttagcttttggacgtgtttgcctaatgctaactttaagtcataaagttcttaaagtcagtcaaaaatgaaaagttaggatttctaactttttttttctaagtgcttaaagccattttgtttgaccatcgaaattacttttatatcccttatattttaactaaattcccaaactaccctttttattcttttaaccctaaaattcaaacacttattttcaacataagcacttttatccaaacactcaactgcttatttataaaaataattttcaacacttcaaagttctaaaagcacttcatacataaaagttatttttttaagcccatccaaacgggctctatatcaATATCCAAAAACCAAACCACCCTTGTAATCTGCAACCCACCATTCTTTTGAAGATGGAGGACTATTTGTTTCACTAACGTCTTTAAAAGATAAAAGAGACAAATAGGAACATGTAAATTAACTTCATCCTACACTATTCTAAAAGAAAAAACTAATGAAACTACCCTTTTTCCcttttaacttttcttttacttCTTTTCCATTTGTTTACATAAAGATTGAAAATCCCATCTGTAAGAGCAAGAGGATAAGAGAACATTATCTTTTTGTATGTAACACTAAGCAAAGGCTAGTAAGGATGTCAGCATTTATCAGCAAAAATTCAGATATTCACACCTGATGGATGGGTGGATACATGGCATTTAAGCATACAGGGCATTCCAATAATTCACGAACACTACTGGAAACAGTCACATTAGGTTTTGCTGTATGTTGAGCAGGCTCATTCATATGTTCACCAATGTCCGTGGAGTCTTCGTTTTGTGGAGGATTAATGACCTCAGGTTGACATCGCAAGTCGTCAAAATAAGGACTTACAGTTGTCATTTCTCTTATAATGCTGTTAATCCCTGCATGTGCCGAGTATTCCATCAAATATGGTTATATACCTCCATATTTGGTGATAAAATAAGCATGCAGAAGTTAATAATAGGATACGTCTTTAAACTTTCAGTAAGTTACTTGACAGTATTTTTGTTTTCAGCAGACAAGGATCCAGAACAATgaactttttttatataattgtgGTGTCCTGGCCAACTTAcgcgcacctcgactaattctacTTGATACCTAATATTTTTCACCGCTGGGATTTGAACATGAGACCTCTTGGTTCTTAACCCTCCTCACTGGCCACACCCTTGGGCGCCCCAGAATACTGAACTTTAAAAGACACAAAGTTACTTACACACAGAAAAACAATAACATTTAACTAATCACATGGCAAAATGACACCCCACGAAAAGACAAGTTCTCCAGGTTATCGTGATGACgttgtaatcatttacaatttattaaatataaatttgtagaatggttcaatttatattaaattcaagatatattagtccaaataaatattttggattaataaaattgggtcgattatttaagcccaataaatgtggatttaattaaaaacctaaacccattgatttgggctataaagatgactccactttgttaagcccaatatcatctcatcctagaggcccaaaattatgccacatgtcaaagttaggtggcaatccaagtcaaattaaataagccactagaattatgccatgtgccaaagttaggtggcaatccaagtcaaattaaataagccactaaaatcatgccacatgtcaaagtcaggt
The sequence above is a segment of the Solanum dulcamara chromosome 11, daSolDulc1.2, whole genome shotgun sequence genome. Coding sequences within it:
- the LOC129872084 gene encoding E3 ubiquitin-protein ligase DIS1-like isoform X2 — encoded protein: MTTVSPYFDDLRCQPEVINPPQNEDSTDIGEHMNEPAQHTAKPNVTVSSSVRELLECPVCLNAMYPPIHQCSNGHTLCSSCKPRVHNRCPTCRHELGNIRCLALEKVAASLELPCKYQSFGCIGIIPYYSKLKHESQCSFRPYNCPYAGSECTAIGDITYLVAHLKDDHKVDMHMGSTFNHRYVKSNPHEVENATWMLTVFSCFGQYFCLHFEAFQLGLAPVYIAFLRFMGDDETAKNFSYSLEVGGNGRKLIWQGVPRSIRDSHRKVRDSFDGLIIQRNMALFFSGGDRKELKLRITGRIWKEQ
- the LOC129872084 gene encoding E3 ubiquitin-protein ligase DIS1-like isoform X1, which translates into the protein MEYSAHAGINSIIREMTTVSPYFDDLRCQPEVINPPQNEDSTDIGEHMNEPAQHTAKPNVTVSSSVRELLECPVCLNAMYPPIHQCSNGHTLCSSCKPRVHNRCPTCRHELGNIRCLALEKVAASLELPCKYQSFGCIGIIPYYSKLKHESQCSFRPYNCPYAGSECTAIGDITYLVAHLKDDHKVDMHMGSTFNHRYVKSNPHEVENATWMLTVFSCFGQYFCLHFEAFQLGLAPVYIAFLRFMGDDETAKNFSYSLEVGGNGRKLIWQGVPRSIRDSHRKVRDSFDGLIIQRNMALFFSGGDRKELKLRITGRIWKEQ